A region of Verrucomicrobiia bacterium DNA encodes the following proteins:
- a CDS encoding NADPH-dependent assimilatory sulfite reductase hemoprotein subunit, which yields MNTAAPGAQPKLTHNEAIKEAVPTLAGTIAATLADPNADRFSEDDQQFLKFHGIYQQDDRDLRKTGKKFIMMIRGRIPGGVMSPAQWIVFDDLATRHGNNTLRITTRQSIQFHGVVKAGLGPLMRAINDSLLSTLAACGDVNRNVLAPPTPAFSPARAEVFADCVRVADALRPQTHAYHAIWLDGTQLNLEDPAQKDFVDPLYGPTYLPRKFKTAFVIPPHNDIDILTNDLGFIAVIEDGQLLGYNLAVGGGMGRSHGNTQTFPRLADVLGFLPREHLVEVAKAVLTVHRDFGNRSDRKRARLKYVLEERGADWARDQVEQRAGIRLEPARPFEFTRQDDLLDWHRQHDGRWFLGLWVPSGRIQDHGPVRLKTALRQVAERFPIEFRLTANQNVYLADVTEADRPAVDALLRDHGVRTESQTSPIRAAALSCPALPTCGLALAESERHLPGVLDRIEALCAELGLANEEITLRMTGCPNGCARPYAAEIGFVGKAPGRYQVWLGGNQASTRLNRLWKETVKDPELIDELRPLLARYAGERQSGERFGDWVARVLWNESQS from the coding sequence ATGAATACAGCCGCACCCGGGGCCCAACCGAAGCTCACGCATAACGAGGCGATCAAGGAGGCCGTCCCAACCCTCGCCGGAACCATCGCCGCCACCCTCGCCGATCCCAACGCCGACCGCTTCTCCGAGGACGACCAGCAGTTCCTCAAGTTCCACGGGATCTATCAGCAGGACGACCGCGACCTCCGCAAAACCGGCAAGAAGTTCATCATGATGATCCGCGGTCGCATCCCGGGCGGTGTCATGTCCCCCGCCCAATGGATCGTCTTCGATGACCTCGCCACCCGCCACGGCAACAACACCCTGCGGATCACCACCCGCCAGAGCATCCAGTTCCACGGGGTCGTGAAGGCCGGCCTCGGCCCGCTCATGCGCGCCATCAACGATTCCCTCCTCTCCACCCTCGCCGCCTGCGGTGACGTCAACCGCAACGTCCTTGCCCCCCCCACCCCCGCCTTCAGCCCCGCCCGCGCCGAGGTCTTCGCCGATTGCGTCCGCGTCGCAGATGCCCTCCGTCCCCAAACCCACGCCTATCACGCCATCTGGCTCGACGGCACCCAGCTCAACCTCGAAGACCCCGCCCAAAAGGACTTCGTCGATCCCCTTTACGGCCCCACCTACCTCCCGAGGAAGTTCAAGACCGCCTTCGTCATCCCCCCGCACAACGACATCGACATCCTGACCAACGACCTCGGCTTCATCGCGGTGATCGAGGACGGTCAACTCCTCGGTTACAACCTCGCCGTGGGTGGCGGCATGGGGCGCAGTCACGGCAACACCCAGACCTTCCCGCGCCTCGCCGACGTCCTCGGCTTCCTTCCCCGCGAACACCTCGTCGAAGTCGCCAAGGCCGTCCTCACGGTTCACCGCGATTTCGGCAATCGCTCCGACCGCAAACGCGCCCGGCTCAAATACGTCCTCGAGGAACGCGGCGCCGATTGGGCCCGCGACCAGGTGGAGCAGCGCGCCGGCATCCGCCTCGAACCCGCCCGCCCCTTCGAGTTCACCCGTCAGGACGACCTCCTCGACTGGCACCGTCAGCACGACGGTCGCTGGTTCCTCGGCCTGTGGGTGCCAAGCGGTCGCATTCAGGACCATGGCCCGGTCCGCCTGAAAACCGCCCTGCGCCAGGTGGCGGAACGGTTCCCGATCGAGTTCCGCCTCACCGCCAACCAGAACGTTTACCTCGCCGACGTCACCGAAGCCGATCGTCCTGCGGTGGACGCCCTGCTCCGGGATCACGGTGTTCGCACCGAGTCCCAGACGAGCCCGATCCGGGCCGCCGCCCTCTCCTGCCCCGCGCTCCCCACCTGCGGACTCGCCCTCGCCGAATCCGAACGCCACCTGCCCGGCGTTCTCGACCGCATCGAAGCCCTCTGCGCCGAACTCGGCCTCGCCAACGAGGAAATCACCCTCCGCATGACCGGCTGCCCCAACGGCTGCGCACGCCCCTACGCCGCCGAAATCGGTTTCGTCGGCAAGGCCCCCGGCCGCTACCAGGTCTGGCTCGGCGGCAACCAGGCCAGCACCCGCCTCAACCGCCTCT